The following coding sequences are from one Nicotiana tabacum cultivar K326 chromosome 1, ASM71507v2, whole genome shotgun sequence window:
- the LOC107760522 gene encoding serine/threonine-protein kinase-like protein CCR2, whose translation MNRGEIIIIYNVILVILSIIITILVILLFICCKKKPIKAEETLPTKQSASSYSLMDIHTATDGFNYRRIIGQGRIGSVYAAILPNGEQVAVKRIHPSLVLSNAGLGFSSIMKWLSLVDHPNIVSILGFSEAPGERIVVMEYEGMLSLDFYLHQNYDGVALLDWSCRLRIAANVAKGIEYLHEVMAPNIIHGCIKPSNILIDVKFCARVCDYGLYFFLGNNYERKLGLMGYVDDEYWIEKKGGSKESDVYGLGVVLLELLSGRRNSDNQENLLVKWALPLIKEMKFSEFLDPRLVIPSDIRPIVRLAKVALACVGNSRKSRPSIVQVAAILTSLEVGLSF comes from the coding sequence ATGAACCGTGGAGAGATCATAATTATTTATAATGTTATTTTGGTTATACTCTCAATTATTATCACAATTCTTGTTATCctcctcttcatttgttgcaagAAAAAACCAATCAAAGCTGAAGAAACTCTTCCAACAAAACAAAGTGCATCTTCTTATTCTTTAATGGATATTCATACAGCTACAGATGGATTCAACTATCGTAGAATCATCGGTCAAGGCCGAATAGGAAGCGTCTACGCCGCCATATTACCAAACGGAGAACAAGTAGCAGTGAAAAGAATACATCCAAGTTTAGTTTTAAGCAATGCTGGCTTAGGTTTTTCGTCGATAATGAAATGGCTTTCTTTAGTTGATCATCCGAATATCGTGTcaattttagggttttctgaaGCTCCAGGTGAAAGAATTGTTGTTATGGAATATGAAGGTATGTTaagtttggatttttatttaCATCAAAATTATGATGGTGTAGCTCTATTGGATTGGAGTTGTAGGTTAAGAATTGCTGCAAATGTTGCTAAGGGTATAGAATATTTGCATGAAGTTATGGCACCTAATATAATACATGGTTGTATTAAACCATCAAATATATTAATAGATGTTAAGTTTTGTGCTAGGGTTTGTGACTAtggtttgtatttttttttgggAAATAACTATGAAAGGAAATTAGGGTTAATGGGGTATGTAGATGATGAATATTGGATTGAAAAAAAAGGTGGTTCAAAGGAAAGTGATGTGTATGGATTAGGTGTGGTTTTGTTGGAGTTGTTGAGTGGAAGAAGAAATAGTGATAATCAAGAAAATTTGCTTGTGAAATGGGCATTGCCTTTGATTAAAGAAATGAAGTTTAGTGAATTTTTGGACCCAAGACTTGTTATACCAAGTGATATTAGACCTATTGTTAGATTGGCTAAAGTTGCTTTAGCTTGTGTTGGAAATTCAAGAAAAAGTAGACCTTCAATTGTTCAAGTTGCTGCTATTTTGACTAGCTTAGAAGTTGGATTAAGCTTCTGA